From the Streptomyces pluripotens genome, one window contains:
- a CDS encoding bifunctional glycosyltransferase 87/phosphatase PAP2 family protein, with product MANVEHSGRPTDAFGPAEPGARLRAARLALWAVAAILAVRQMTVVLTTPSGRRLTDLETWVGPHGVLHVNGSLYDSTRFTGTPFAGLVLKPLTRSAQVALGWSWTFGTLLLVAALGLVAARALPQPVSRRTSLLAAPVAVSLLMLSLPVRNTLWLGQTSIIPVLLVLLGCFTVRGARAGGLCIGVAAALQPTVLLFAPLLWFTGRRRAALTTAGTFAACTVLAWAAMPHDSYTYWVHHVAGVGLGGPADGIANQSLHGALLRLGLAGPVEITLFLLLSAAVAALTLRRAADYARDGQLLLAVAITGCAAVAISPTAWQHQLLWVLLAAVGRVGKRASDRYVWPVAVILVTTLPAKMMLPNMPALYPLRDDLVLLTALAAATVVPFLRRTSPYYRTPVPTQYAPRVPARFRRVPLLPFLRRVLTRPNLLLELLLIRVVYAAYSQVRLAATGGSSTGGRFTAEHHGHLILGLERFLHIDIEYGANHAVVKIGWLRDFFDFYYESFHFVVPLTVLAVLYWRRPVDYRWARTSLGFATFLALVGFWLFPLAPPRLMPTLGIIDTVHGVQDFSKPDYGTLTALTNQYAAMPSLHFGWSLWCGLVIAIIAPKWWMKVLGLLHPFCTVSAIIATGNHWVLDAVGGAAVVTAGFGLAYLFQGPRAAVAAASARPAPEPERLVVAGTR from the coding sequence GTGGCGAACGTGGAGCACAGCGGACGACCGACGGATGCCTTCGGGCCGGCTGAACCGGGAGCGCGCCTGCGCGCGGCCCGGCTCGCGCTGTGGGCGGTGGCGGCGATCCTCGCCGTACGGCAGATGACCGTCGTCCTCACCACCCCGAGCGGCCGGCGGCTCACCGACCTGGAGACCTGGGTCGGCCCCCACGGCGTCCTCCACGTGAACGGCTCGCTCTACGACTCGACCCGCTTCACCGGCACCCCCTTCGCCGGCCTGGTCCTGAAACCGCTCACCCGTTCCGCGCAAGTGGCCCTCGGCTGGAGCTGGACCTTCGGCACCCTGCTGCTCGTCGCCGCCCTCGGCCTGGTCGCCGCACGCGCGCTGCCCCAGCCGGTCAGCCGCCGCACCTCGCTGCTGGCCGCGCCCGTGGCGGTCAGCCTGCTCATGCTGTCACTGCCGGTCCGCAACACCCTGTGGCTCGGCCAGACCAGCATCATCCCGGTCCTTCTCGTCCTGCTCGGCTGCTTCACCGTACGCGGAGCACGGGCGGGCGGCCTGTGCATCGGCGTGGCCGCCGCCCTGCAACCGACCGTGCTGCTCTTCGCCCCGCTGCTGTGGTTCACCGGCCGCCGCAGGGCGGCCCTCACCACGGCCGGCACCTTCGCCGCATGCACCGTGCTCGCCTGGGCAGCGATGCCGCACGACTCGTACACCTACTGGGTGCACCATGTGGCCGGAGTGGGCCTTGGCGGTCCGGCCGACGGCATCGCCAACCAGTCGCTGCACGGCGCACTCCTGCGCCTCGGCCTCGCCGGCCCGGTGGAGATCACTCTCTTCCTGCTCCTGAGCGCCGCCGTCGCGGCCCTCACCCTGCGCCGCGCCGCCGACTACGCCCGCGACGGCCAGCTCCTGCTCGCCGTGGCGATCACCGGCTGCGCCGCCGTGGCGATCTCACCCACCGCCTGGCAGCACCAGCTGCTGTGGGTGCTGCTCGCGGCGGTCGGTCGGGTCGGCAAGCGGGCCTCGGACCGGTACGTCTGGCCGGTGGCGGTCATCCTCGTGACGACACTGCCGGCGAAGATGATGCTCCCGAACATGCCGGCGCTCTACCCGCTGCGCGACGACCTCGTCCTGCTCACGGCCCTGGCCGCCGCCACGGTCGTCCCCTTCCTGCGCCGCACCTCGCCGTACTACCGGACGCCCGTGCCGACCCAGTACGCCCCGCGGGTCCCCGCCCGCTTCCGGCGCGTCCCGCTGCTTCCCTTCCTCCGTCGGGTCCTCACCCGCCCGAACCTGCTGCTGGAACTGCTCCTCATCCGCGTGGTCTATGCCGCCTACTCGCAGGTCCGCCTGGCCGCAACCGGTGGTAGCAGCACCGGGGGTCGCTTCACCGCCGAACACCACGGTCACCTCATCCTCGGACTCGAACGCTTCCTGCACATCGACATCGAGTACGGGGCCAACCACGCGGTCGTGAAGATCGGCTGGCTGCGGGACTTCTTCGACTTCTACTACGAGTCCTTCCACTTCGTCGTCCCGCTGACCGTCCTCGCCGTCCTGTACTGGCGCCGTCCGGTCGACTACCGCTGGGCCCGTACCTCCCTCGGCTTTGCCACTTTCCTCGCCCTGGTCGGCTTCTGGCTCTTCCCGTTGGCGCCACCCCGCCTGATGCCGACCCTCGGCATCATCGACACCGTCCACGGCGTCCAGGACTTCTCCAAGCCGGACTACGGCACCCTGACGGCCCTGACCAACCAGTACGCGGCGATGCCGTCCCTGCACTTCGGCTGGTCCCTGTGGTGCGGACTGGTCATCGCGATCATCGCCCCGAAGTGGTGGATGAAGGTCCTCGGCCTGCTGCACCCCTTCTGCACGGTCTCGGCCATCATCGCGACCGGAAACCACTGGGTGCTGGACGCGGTCGGCGGTGCGGCGGTGGTCACTGCGGGCTTCGGTCTGGCGTACCTATTCCAGGGACCCAGAGCCGCCGTCGCCGCCGCCTCGGCCCGCCCTGCACCCGAACCAGAGCGTCTCGTCGTCGCCGGAACCCGGTGA
- a CDS encoding HAD family hydrolase: MTATAASTVLTARALLLDMDGTLVNSNAVVERIWRNWAERHGLDGDEVMKVVHGRQGHASMAVLLPDRPVQQNLADNTRMLAEETADTDGVVEIPGASAFLASLRGLPHALVTSADIALSTARMAAAGLALPGVRVTAESVGASKPDPEGFLKGAADLGVDPADCVVFEDSGAGIEAGRAAGMRVVGVGPRACTHGPDVTVRDLTQVRVRATTDGTIRLHIG; this comes from the coding sequence ATGACGGCCACCGCCGCGTCCACCGTCCTCACCGCCCGCGCCCTCCTGCTCGACATGGACGGCACCCTCGTCAACTCGAACGCCGTGGTGGAGCGCATCTGGCGCAACTGGGCCGAGCGGCACGGCTTGGACGGCGACGAGGTGATGAAGGTCGTCCACGGCCGGCAGGGACACGCCTCCATGGCCGTGCTCCTGCCCGATCGCCCGGTGCAGCAGAACCTCGCGGACAACACCCGCATGCTCGCCGAGGAGACTGCCGACACCGACGGCGTGGTCGAGATCCCCGGCGCGAGTGCCTTCCTCGCCTCCCTGCGCGGTCTCCCGCACGCCCTGGTGACGTCCGCGGACATCGCCCTGTCCACGGCCCGAATGGCCGCCGCCGGGCTTGCCCTGCCCGGCGTCCGTGTCACCGCCGAGTCGGTGGGCGCCAGCAAGCCCGACCCCGAAGGCTTCCTCAAGGGCGCCGCGGACCTGGGTGTCGATCCGGCCGACTGCGTCGTCTTCGAGGACTCCGGCGCCGGCATCGAGGCGGGGCGTGCCGCGGGGATGCGCGTCGTGGGCGTCGGGCCGCGCGCCTGCACCCACGGACCCGACGTGACCGTGCGTGACCTCACCCAAGTCCGTGTCCGGGCTACGACCGACGGGACCATCCGGCTGCACATCGGCTGA
- a CDS encoding TMEM165/GDT1 family protein, giving the protein MISITVAALVFGVVFLAELPDKTALAGLVLGARYRASYVFTGVAAAFLLHVVLAVAAGSVLTLLPQRIVYALTGVLFLGGAAMMLWQKGGDEEGVEKPEGQTFWRVAGTGFTLILVAEFGDLTQIMTANLAARYDAPLSVGLGAVLALWAVAGLGIAGGKALMNRVPLRLITQVAALLMSVLGVWSLWEAVAG; this is encoded by the coding sequence TTGATCAGCATCACCGTGGCGGCGCTCGTCTTCGGCGTCGTCTTCCTCGCCGAGTTGCCGGACAAGACCGCGCTCGCCGGCCTCGTCCTCGGCGCCCGCTACCGCGCCTCATACGTCTTCACGGGCGTCGCGGCCGCCTTCCTGCTGCATGTCGTGCTCGCCGTCGCGGCCGGGAGTGTGCTGACGCTGCTGCCGCAGCGGATCGTGTACGCCTTGACCGGTGTCCTCTTCCTCGGCGGTGCCGCGATGATGCTGTGGCAGAAGGGCGGGGACGAGGAGGGGGTCGAGAAGCCCGAGGGTCAGACCTTCTGGAGAGTTGCGGGGACGGGCTTCACGCTCATCCTGGTGGCCGAATTCGGCGATCTCACGCAGATCATGACCGCGAACCTCGCCGCCCGCTACGACGCCCCGCTCTCCGTCGGCCTCGGCGCGGTGCTCGCTCTGTGGGCCGTCGCCGGACTCGGCATCGCCGGTGGGAAGGCTCTGATGAACCGGGTCCCGCTTCGGCTGATTACGCAGGTGGCCGCGCTGCTGATGTCGGTGCTCGGGGTGTGGAGCCTGTGGGAGGCCGTGGCGGGCTGA
- a CDS encoding inositol monophosphatase family protein produces the protein MIDSYASSDDAAVAIAGARAGADVVRNMYGQRLNRIDKGAGDFATAADVEAEKTILGVIRAARPDDAVLGEEGGEQGAADAVRQWLVDPLCGTLNYAVGNMLVAVNVALRGGAAAVADPFSGEVFFTDAATAWVRHDGADDALLTPTPATRLVDVNLDPPFPSAPGFRAVELLAHPGFIERFRPRVVSTTLALAWVAAGKRAAYVTDGGDLSRSVHFAAGIALCRAAGCVVTGIDGAPIGEAGRGLVVAADDETHRLLMSMMHCRS, from the coding sequence GTGATCGACTCATACGCGAGCTCTGACGATGCTGCAGTCGCGATAGCCGGGGCGCGGGCTGGCGCGGACGTGGTCCGCAACATGTACGGCCAGCGGCTCAACCGCATCGACAAGGGTGCCGGGGACTTTGCCACCGCCGCCGATGTGGAGGCCGAGAAGACGATCCTCGGCGTCATCCGTGCGGCACGGCCCGATGACGCGGTGCTCGGCGAGGAAGGCGGGGAGCAGGGCGCTGCTGACGCTGTGCGCCAGTGGTTGGTGGATCCCCTGTGCGGCACGCTGAACTACGCCGTCGGCAACATGCTGGTGGCCGTCAACGTGGCGTTGCGCGGTGGGGCGGCGGCCGTGGCCGACCCGTTCAGCGGCGAGGTCTTCTTCACCGACGCGGCGACCGCCTGGGTGCGGCATGACGGGGCCGACGACGCACTGCTGACTCCCACGCCCGCTACCCGATTGGTGGACGTCAACCTGGATCCGCCGTTCCCGAGTGCGCCGGGATTCCGGGCCGTGGAACTGCTGGCCCATCCTGGGTTCATCGAACGTTTCCGGCCGCGCGTCGTATCCACGACGCTGGCGCTGGCCTGGGTGGCTGCCGGCAAGCGCGCTGCGTATGTCACCGATGGCGGCGACCTCTCCAGGAGCGTGCATTTCGCGGCTGGCATCGCTTTGTGCCGGGCTGCTGGCTGCGTTGTCACCGGGATCGACGGTGCCCCGATTGGGGAGGCAGGTCGTGGGCTTGTGGTTGCCGCCGACGACGAGACCCACAGGCTGCTGATGTCGATGATGCACTGCCGAAGCTAG
- a CDS encoding DedA family protein has product MAVNGGVTGVAVFESVGSLAAGPWIYVVVALSVLLDVFLPVLPSGVLVITAGTAAAAGSGAAAGRVPHGVPDTLALVLSAATASLLGDLAVYRLAWRGGERLDRAIARSRRLTTAQERLGDALTRGGGGLVILARFAPAGRSVVSLCAGAAHRRARDFLPWSALAGLFWAAYSVALGYYGAQWLGATWLATVVSVAALFAAGAVAGFLVRRRPA; this is encoded by the coding sequence ATGGCTGTCAATGGGGGAGTGACGGGAGTCGCCGTGTTCGAGAGTGTGGGGTCGCTCGCGGCCGGGCCATGGATATACGTCGTGGTGGCCCTGTCGGTGCTGCTTGACGTGTTCCTGCCGGTATTGCCGAGCGGCGTGCTCGTCATCACGGCCGGCACCGCCGCGGCAGCGGGTTCGGGCGCCGCGGCGGGCCGGGTCCCGCACGGCGTTCCGGACACCCTGGCCCTGGTCCTCTCCGCGGCGACCGCCTCGCTCCTCGGTGACCTGGCGGTCTACCGACTGGCCTGGCGGGGCGGGGAGCGCCTGGACCGGGCGATCGCCCGCTCCAGGCGGCTGACCACCGCGCAGGAACGTCTCGGCGACGCCCTCACCCGGGGCGGCGGTGGGCTCGTGATCCTGGCCCGCTTCGCCCCGGCCGGCCGTTCGGTCGTCTCCCTGTGTGCTGGCGCCGCGCACCGGCGCGCCCGCGACTTCCTGCCCTGGTCCGCCCTGGCCGGCCTGTTCTGGGCCGCCTACAGCGTGGCCCTCGGCTACTACGGGGCCCAGTGGCTGGGCGCGACCTGGCTGGCCACGGTGGTCTCGGTGGCCGCGCTGTTCGCGGCCGGGGCGGTGGCCGGTTTCCTGGTCCGGCGCCGTCCGGCCTGA
- a CDS encoding GNAT family N-acetyltransferase, producing the protein MTWMITPEPYDSPAAAALWRAYYTEVSDRWYVLHEGHRTDPDELEREIAAETGAELAPPTGQLLVGWYAGEPAGSAGVRLLDPDTAELTRVFVRERMRGSGGAALLVVAAEEAARALGARRIVLDTRSDLVAARALYARLGYTETAPHNDSPYAEHWFCKELMADQVVSQPPSSDRRAAAHARLRTTRR; encoded by the coding sequence ATGACGTGGATGATCACCCCGGAGCCGTACGACTCGCCTGCCGCCGCCGCGCTGTGGCGGGCGTACTACACGGAAGTCAGCGACCGCTGGTACGTGCTGCACGAGGGGCACCGCACCGACCCCGACGAGCTGGAGCGGGAGATCGCGGCCGAGACGGGTGCTGAACTCGCGCCACCGACGGGTCAGTTGCTCGTCGGATGGTACGCGGGTGAGCCGGCCGGGTCAGCGGGGGTACGGCTCCTGGACCCGGACACGGCCGAACTCACCCGGGTCTTCGTGAGGGAGCGGATGCGCGGCAGCGGCGGGGCGGCGCTCCTCGTGGTGGCCGCGGAGGAGGCCGCCCGTGCTCTCGGCGCCCGGCGGATCGTCCTCGACACCCGCTCCGATCTGGTGGCGGCCCGCGCCCTGTACGCCCGCCTCGGCTACACCGAGACCGCACCGCACAATGACTCCCCGTACGCCGAACACTGGTTCTGCAAGGAGCTGATGGCGGACCAGGTCGTCAGCCAGCCTCCTTCATCGGACCGTCGTGCGGCCGCTCACGCTCGGCTCCGCACAACTCGCCGGTGA
- a CDS encoding DoxX family protein — protein MSPRLNAAQPYVVGLFRVIVGLLFAVHGTASLFGVLGGARGGHGGAIEAGTWPGWYAAVIQLVAGALVLLGLGTRGAALIASGSMAYAYFDVHQRAALWPIQNGGELSVLFCWSFFLLVFTGSGAFGLDRFLGRRTAADGETAAERAPIAA, from the coding sequence ATGTCCCCACGTCTCAACGCCGCTCAGCCCTACGTCGTCGGGCTGTTCCGCGTCATCGTCGGCCTGCTCTTCGCGGTGCACGGCACCGCCTCGCTCTTCGGCGTCCTCGGGGGCGCGAGGGGCGGCCACGGCGGCGCGATCGAGGCCGGCACCTGGCCGGGGTGGTACGCGGCCGTGATCCAACTGGTCGCCGGCGCTCTGGTGCTCCTCGGCCTCGGCACCCGCGGGGCCGCGCTGATCGCCTCGGGCTCGATGGCCTACGCCTACTTCGACGTTCACCAACGGGCCGCCCTGTGGCCCATTCAGAACGGCGGCGAGTTGTCGGTCCTGTTCTGCTGGTCGTTCTTCCTGCTGGTCTTCACGGGCTCCGGCGCCTTCGGCCTCGACCGGTTCCTCGGCCGGCGCACAGCGGCGGACGGCGAGACCGCCGCGGAGCGGGCGCCCATAGCGGCGTGA
- a CDS encoding FHA domain-containing protein codes for MLELTMATVSGADSGTTAGMSMAEAPSEPGAVLRVGRDASVCRLVTPEDWLFVSRVHLEFLCGPDGGWQLTWLHGSQADPASEVRLIVGEYAQRVAYGATVLLPQGGTGEIIVQDRTAPRSVNVGFYHEG; via the coding sequence GTGCTCGAACTGACCATGGCCACCGTCTCGGGGGCCGATTCGGGGACCACGGCCGGGATGTCGATGGCCGAAGCGCCCAGCGAGCCGGGCGCCGTGCTCCGGGTCGGCCGTGACGCGTCGGTGTGCCGGCTGGTGACCCCGGAGGACTGGCTCTTCGTCTCGCGTGTCCACCTGGAGTTCCTGTGCGGTCCCGACGGGGGCTGGCAGTTGACCTGGCTGCACGGCTCCCAGGCCGACCCGGCGTCCGAAGTGCGTTTGATCGTGGGGGAGTACGCGCAGCGTGTCGCCTACGGTGCGACCGTGCTGCTGCCGCAGGGCGGGACCGGTGAGATCATTGTCCAGGACCGCACCGCGCCCCGCAGTGTCAACGTGGGGTTCTACCACGAGGGCTGA
- a CDS encoding sensor domain-containing protein: MSRTTRLAGAALVAGLALAVSGCSSSGTATGGVAASPAASAPASPSPVDHTLTKAALQQALLTSAEVPAGFKASKPDKGEDMFGKADTTMPASCQPIADIAANDAAIRPSAAVDQDYPQPAKASAMISSRLVSYPAGDAEKAMTALKAAVKSCATYKSKSPDDGSITRLRLAVQPGPALGDDAVTLDATGDVQGHALTIRLVDIRIGSSMAVFTSFDFKAAKVPAVPQLLMAKQVEKLKTAATG, translated from the coding sequence ATGTCCCGTACCACCCGTCTTGCCGGTGCCGCGCTGGTTGCCGGCCTGGCGCTGGCCGTCTCGGGCTGCTCCAGCAGCGGCACGGCGACCGGCGGTGTTGCTGCCTCCCCCGCCGCCTCGGCGCCGGCTTCTCCGTCACCTGTCGACCACACGCTGACCAAGGCTGCGCTGCAGCAGGCCCTGCTGACCAGTGCGGAGGTACCGGCCGGCTTCAAGGCATCCAAGCCCGACAAGGGTGAGGACATGTTCGGCAAGGCCGATACCACAATGCCTGCCAGCTGCCAGCCCATCGCCGACATCGCGGCCAACGACGCGGCCATCAGGCCGTCCGCAGCGGTGGACCAGGACTATCCGCAGCCTGCCAAGGCATCAGCGATGATCTCCAGCCGTCTCGTCTCTTACCCGGCGGGCGACGCCGAGAAGGCCATGACCGCGCTCAAGGCGGCTGTGAAGTCCTGCGCCACCTACAAGAGCAAGAGCCCGGACGACGGGAGCATCACCCGGTTGCGGCTCGCCGTCCAGCCGGGTCCCGCGCTGGGCGACGACGCCGTCACGCTGGACGCGACGGGTGACGTCCAGGGCCACGCCCTCACGATACGCCTGGTCGACATCCGCATCGGCTCGTCTATGGCCGTCTTTACGAGCTTCGACTTCAAGGCCGCCAAGGTGCCTGCGGTTCCGCAGCTGCTGATGGCCAAGCAGGTCGAGAAGCTGAAGACGGCAGCCACCGGCTGA
- a CDS encoding DUF1992 domain-containing protein: MTERKPPGVPFESWVDQQIRDAQARGEFERLPGTGEPLPADLEATYDELWWVKRKMAREGLAVLPPALALRKEAEDALGAAYAAPSERVVRKLIEDVNVKIRDMMFKPPPGPPLGKKPYNVEEVVREWRQRRATAGGGPTARGDTPGPAV; encoded by the coding sequence ATGACCGAGCGAAAGCCACCGGGCGTCCCGTTCGAGTCCTGGGTCGACCAGCAGATCCGCGATGCGCAGGCCCGCGGTGAGTTCGAGCGGCTGCCGGGGACGGGCGAGCCGCTGCCCGCCGACCTCGAGGCAACCTATGACGAACTGTGGTGGGTGAAGCGGAAGATGGCGCGCGAGGGGCTGGCCGTGCTGCCACCCGCCCTCGCCCTGCGCAAAGAGGCCGAAGACGCGCTCGGGGCGGCGTACGCGGCGCCCTCGGAGAGGGTCGTCCGGAAGCTCATCGAGGACGTCAACGTCAAGATCCGCGACATGATGTTCAAGCCGCCGCCCGGCCCGCCCCTGGGCAAGAAGCCGTACAACGTCGAGGAGGTCGTACGTGAGTGGCGGCAGCGCAGGGCCACCGCCGGGGGAGGTCCCACGGCACGCGGGGACACACCGGGGCCGGCGGTCTAG
- a CDS encoding MDR family MFS transporter — protein sequence MALDTHGTTEDVSGGEHVPGNVFVPIGALLLGLLLAALDQTIVSTALPTIVSDLGGLEHLSWVVTAYLLASTAATPLWGKLGDQYGRKKLFQTAIVIFLIGSALCGMAQNMPELIAFRAVQGLGGGGLIVLSMAIVGDIVPPRERGRYQGLFGAVFGATSVLGPLLGGVFTEHLSWRWVFYINLPVGVVALAVIATALHIPRRAARHAIDYLGTFLIASVATCLVLVASLGGTTWAWGSARIIGLIVLGVLLVVAFVAVERRAAEPVLPLKLFRIRTFTLSAVISFIVGFAMFGAMTYLPTFLQVVHGVSPTLSGVYMLPMVFGLLLSSTGSGQIVSRTGRWKVFPLAGTAVTTIGLLLLHQLDEHSSTAEMSIYFFVFGAGLGLVLQVLVLIVQNAVSYEDLGVATSGATFFRSIGAAFGVAIFGTVFASRLGDKLAEALRGVRLPPGATVDALKSDPRGIAALPSALRPAALQAYASAITDVFLYAAPVAALGFVLAWFLKEDPLRGSVTAPEGSETIPPNPVERSSYDEVYRALSVFGTREGRHEVYRQITERAGYDLLPAASWLLLRVRRYGSVEPAVLAERGPVPLQTVLAAVRQVEERRLAERRGLELFLTDSGRDAAERLAKAREESLADLLGDWWQPGRSTDLTQLVKELTGELCGAERERPHDGPMKEAG from the coding sequence ATGGCCCTGGACACGCACGGCACGACGGAGGACGTGAGCGGCGGCGAACACGTCCCGGGCAACGTGTTCGTCCCGATCGGCGCCCTGCTTCTCGGGCTGCTGCTCGCCGCGCTCGACCAGACCATCGTGTCGACCGCGCTGCCCACCATCGTCAGTGACCTCGGCGGTCTGGAGCACCTGTCCTGGGTGGTCACCGCCTATCTGCTGGCGTCGACCGCCGCCACTCCGCTGTGGGGCAAGCTCGGCGACCAATACGGGCGCAAGAAGCTGTTCCAGACCGCGATCGTCATCTTCCTCATCGGCTCGGCGCTGTGCGGCATGGCACAGAACATGCCCGAGCTCATCGCCTTCCGCGCGGTGCAGGGCCTCGGTGGCGGCGGGCTGATAGTGCTGTCCATGGCGATCGTCGGCGACATCGTCCCGCCGCGCGAACGCGGGCGTTACCAAGGCCTGTTCGGCGCCGTGTTCGGCGCCACCAGTGTGTTGGGGCCGTTGCTCGGCGGGGTGTTCACCGAACACCTCAGCTGGCGCTGGGTGTTCTACATCAACCTGCCCGTCGGCGTCGTCGCCCTCGCCGTCATCGCCACCGCCCTGCACATCCCGCGCCGTGCCGCCCGCCACGCCATCGACTACCTCGGCACCTTCCTGATCGCCTCGGTCGCCACCTGCCTGGTCCTGGTCGCCTCGCTCGGCGGTACGACCTGGGCCTGGGGCTCGGCACGGATCATCGGGCTCATCGTGCTGGGCGTCCTGCTCGTCGTGGCGTTCGTCGCCGTGGAGCGCCGGGCCGCCGAACCGGTGCTGCCGCTCAAGCTGTTCCGCATCCGGACCTTCACGCTCTCCGCCGTGATCAGCTTCATCGTCGGCTTCGCCATGTTCGGCGCGATGACCTACCTGCCGACCTTCCTCCAGGTCGTGCACGGCGTCTCCCCGACCCTGTCCGGCGTCTACATGCTGCCGATGGTGTTCGGGCTGCTGCTGTCCTCCACAGGGTCCGGGCAGATCGTCAGCCGCACCGGCCGCTGGAAGGTGTTCCCCCTGGCCGGAACGGCCGTCACCACGATCGGCCTACTCCTGCTGCACCAACTGGACGAGCACAGTTCGACGGCCGAGATGAGCATCTACTTCTTCGTCTTCGGTGCCGGTCTCGGCCTGGTCCTCCAGGTGCTCGTGCTCATCGTGCAGAACGCGGTCTCCTACGAGGACCTGGGCGTCGCCACCTCCGGTGCGACCTTCTTCCGCTCCATCGGTGCCGCGTTCGGCGTCGCGATCTTCGGCACCGTCTTCGCCAGCCGCCTCGGCGACAAGCTCGCCGAGGCCCTCCGCGGGGTGCGGCTGCCGCCCGGCGCCACCGTCGACGCCCTCAAGTCCGATCCCCGGGGCATCGCCGCCCTGCCGTCCGCGCTGCGCCCGGCGGCCCTGCAGGCGTACGCCTCCGCCATCACCGACGTCTTCCTATACGCGGCGCCCGTCGCCGCGCTGGGCTTCGTACTGGCCTGGTTCCTCAAGGAGGACCCCCTGCGCGGCTCGGTCACCGCGCCCGAGGGCTCCGAGACCATCCCGCCCAACCCGGTCGAGCGTTCCTCCTACGACGAGGTGTACCGCGCGCTGTCCGTCTTCGGCACCCGCGAGGGCCGCCACGAGGTCTACCGGCAGATCACCGAGCGGGCCGGCTACGACCTGCTGCCGGCGGCCAGCTGGCTGCTGCTGCGCGTCCGCAGGTACGGCTCTGTAGAGCCGGCCGTGCTCGCCGAACGCGGCCCCGTCCCGCTCCAGACGGTCCTGGCCGCGGTCCGTCAGGTCGAGGAGCGGCGCCTGGCCGAACGCCGGGGCCTGGAGCTGTTCCTGACCGACTCCGGCCGTGACGCTGCCGAACGGCTTGCAAAGGCCCGCGAGGAGTCCCTGGCCGACCTGCTCGGCGACTGGTGGCAGCCGGGACGCTCCACCGACCTGACGCAGCTGGTGAAGGAGCTCACCGGCGAGTTGTGCGGAGCCGAGCGTGAGCGGCCGCACGACGGTCCGATGAAGGAGGCTGGCTGA
- a CDS encoding O-methyltransferase encodes MSGAQLWNDVDDYFSSQLSTDDEALRAALRDSGAAGLPPISVTATQGKFLQLLAQVQGARNILEIGTLGGYSTIWMARALPEDGRLVSLEYNAKHADVAARNLARAGLERIAEVRVGAALESLPKLADENPAPFDLVFIDADKANNAHYVEWALRLTRAGSLIVLDNVVRGGRITDARSTEPDIVGTRAAIELIAGHPRLSGTAIQTVGSKGYDGFAMARVLA; translated from the coding sequence ATGAGCGGGGCGCAGCTCTGGAACGACGTCGACGACTACTTCAGCAGCCAACTCTCCACCGATGACGAGGCGCTCCGGGCGGCTCTGCGGGACAGCGGTGCCGCCGGATTGCCGCCCATCAGCGTCACGGCCACCCAGGGCAAGTTCCTGCAGCTGCTCGCCCAGGTACAGGGCGCGCGGAACATCCTGGAGATCGGCACACTCGGCGGGTACAGCACGATCTGGATGGCCCGCGCCCTGCCCGAGGACGGCAGACTGGTCTCGCTGGAGTACAACGCCAAGCACGCCGACGTGGCCGCCCGGAACCTCGCCCGTGCGGGTCTGGAGCGGATCGCGGAGGTGCGGGTGGGCGCGGCCCTGGAGTCGCTGCCCAAACTCGCCGACGAGAACCCGGCCCCCTTCGACCTGGTGTTCATCGACGCCGACAAGGCCAACAACGCGCACTACGTGGAGTGGGCGCTCCGGCTCACCCGGGCGGGCAGCCTGATCGTCCTGGACAACGTGGTGCGCGGCGGCCGGATCACCGACGCGCGCAGCACCGAGCCGGACATCGTCGGCACCCGCGCCGCGATCGAACTGATCGCAGGCCACCCGAGGCTGAGCGGCACGGCGATCCAGACGGTGGGCAGCAAGGGCTACGACGGCTTCGCCATGGCCCGGGTACTGGCCTGA